In a genomic window of Wyeomyia smithii strain HCP4-BCI-WySm-NY-G18 chromosome 1, ASM2978416v1, whole genome shotgun sequence:
- the LOC129726563 gene encoding uncharacterized protein LOC129726563: MVLDPSPFTGSPKECAKGMEAIMHFKNGWVKNLSAKKIGNKFVTHGIVHHSFSLNEKPLRTWIISHEDGTIMAAHCDCAIGIMEACSHIGATLFALEGIRTAVLEKKLSVTDLPAYWKKPPKSVTTDLYKKLKDVDFGRKIKRTFPYHCAQGAHVANSKRQVALLKCIVNDGLNVAATSQFCGEANLNFLCTDCTYDLQIQVDLKKYNLQLLYDPKNTEKSRQQLRRLALSIYAAMEREPVKLHQIEAITTKQKNNKWWFIFRSGRITASVWKEICSTTIAKPSVTLLRRVCYPETVQFSTPSTRYGHKYEETAIEELFVSVADMHDNLIKQKSGLVICEEEPCLGASPDAIFSCSCHGSIVVEVKCPFSARDCNDIIPILTQLRNPYVFKDHNGNIHLNTEHKYYYQAVMQVHVCQASFGYFCIWSPKQKIIFKIERNEQFWKYHKENSVNIFKYVILPELLSRNYTVNSDKEKNKENVVEENCYKFN, from the exons ATGGTACTGGATCCCAGTCCGTTTACAGGGTCTCCAAAAGAATGCGCCAAAGGCATGGAGGCTATTATGCACTTCAAAAACGGTTGGGTTAAAAATTTATCTGCTAAAAAAATCGGAAACAAGTTCGTAACCCATGGAATAGTGCATCATTCATTTTCATTGAATGAAAAACCGCTTCGAACTTGGATAATTTCACATGAGGATGGCACCATAATGGCAGCTCACTGTGATTGCGCAATTGGAATAATGGAAGCTTGCAGTCATATTGGTGCTACTCTTTTTGCTTTAGAAGGAATCCGCACAGCAGTCTTAGAGAAAAAG CTATCGGTTACTGATCTTCCGGCATATTGGAAAAAGCCACCAAAGTCTGTCACCACTGATCTGTATAAGAAACTAAAAGACGTTGACTTCGGCCGGAAGATTAAGCGCACGTTTCCGTATCATTGTGCACAAGGAGCTCATGTTGCTAACAGTAAACGACAAGTTGCTCTACTCAAATGTATCGTAAACGATGGTCTGAACGTTGCTGCTACATCCCAGTTCTGTGGAGAAgctaatttgaattttctatgcaCGGACTGTACATATGATCTGCAGATTCaggttgatttaaaaaaatacaatttgcaGTTGCTGTATGATCCAAAAAACACTGAAAAAAGTCGTCAACAACTGAGAAGGTTAGCTCTTAGCATTTACGCTGCCATGGAGAGGGAACCAGTGAAACTCCATCAAATAGAAGCTAttacaacaaaacagaaaaataacaaatgGTGGTTTATATTCCGTAGTGGTCGAATTACTGCATCGGTATGGAAGGAAATCTGTAGCACAACTATTGCAAAACCTTCAGTTACCCTGCTAAGACGTGTCTGTTATCCTGAAACTGTCCAATTCTCGACACCATCTACTCGATATGGACACAAATATGAAGAAACTGCTATAGAAGAACTATTTGTTTCAGTTGCTGACATGCACgataatttgatcaaacaaaaatCTGGGTTAGTTATTTGTGAGGAAGAACCATGTCTAGGGGCATCACCGGATGCAATCTTCTCTTGCAGCTGCCATGGTTCTATAGTTGTGGAAGTAAAATGTCCGTTTTCTGCTCGTGACTGCAATGACATCATACCTATTCTAACACAGCTCAGAAATCCCTATGTCTTTAAGGATCATAACGGAAACATTCACCTGAATACTGAGCATAAATATTATTACCAAGCAGTAATGCAGGTACACGTTTGCCAGGCCAGTTTCGGATATTTTTGCATATGGtcgccaaaacagaaaataattttcaagATAGAACGAAATGAACAATTTTGGAAATATCATAAAGAAAATTCAgttaacatttttaaatacGTTATATTACCAGAATTattatctcggaattacactgTGAATTccgacaaagaaaaaaataaggaAAACGTAGTTGAAGAGAATTGCTACAAATTCAATTGA
- the LOC129726554 gene encoding uncharacterized protein K02A2.6-like, which translates to MTDPVSQPGVPPGINPPGQHNGQQQPPFVPQQQPGMQQQTQQQRTDAIIMQILQQLQQQQAVTNQLLQQQQQSAQQQHGFMQQQGTLFRNALSAIQVTVPPNPEVILDSLAGNIREFQYDPENQITFATWYARYEDLFAKDAERIDDEAKVRLLLRRLGTNEHYRYVSYILPRAPKDFSFSETVSKLKGLFGTKESTVKKRYCTLTVTKASTEDYVSFGCRVNKMCVEFELSKLTEEHFKCLMFVCGLKSENDGEVRTRLLTKIEDNNDVTLDALMQECQRMINLRSDTAMIEGPAGHVQAIKGNFQHRKQFRKRSRERSKASSKQEEERKKPSSPCWNCGAMHFSNHCSFKGHKCVDCKQVGHKEGYCASAKRPSKPSKHQSRRFSTKSVTASVSSVECKRRYVWVKINGTPVRLQLDTASDITIVSEQVWNRIGQPAGVPATQTAKSASGEQLDLVCEFVSDVEINGTTHSGRIFVSNHPLNLLGIDLIEKFQLWSLPMDNFCNFVGGTSISKAYLQKAHPKLFSDTLGLCSRTKVQLSLKESCKPVFRPKRPVSYAMLPTVDKELDRLERLQIISPVDYSEWAAPIVVVRKASGNVRICGDYSTGLNDRLQSHQYPLPLPQDIIAKLSNCTVFSQIDLSDAFLQMEVDEGCRHLLTINTHRGLYQYNRLPPGVKAAPGAFQQLMDTMLAGLPCTAGYLDDVVVGGKNAAEHQRNLHAVLQRLEEFGFTIRPEKCSFGQQQIRYLGHLLDRHGLRPDPAKIQVIKDLPPPKDITGVRSFLGAINYYGKYVPNMRALRFPLDELLKNTTAFVWTHECQQAFNKFKEILSSELLLAHYDPTQEIIVSADASSIGIGATISHKYPDGHVKVIQHASRALTQVEQRYSQIDREGLAIIYAVTKFHKFIFGRRFHLQTDHQPLLRIFGSKKGIPVYTANRLQRWALSLLSYDFSIEYVQTDKFGNADILSRLINQHTKPDEDVIIACTTLEEDLRSVAIDSSNQLPLSFSMVEKATASDPSLRKIHRFIRDGWPKSRLEIKDRELARYYDRQEALSVVQGSIMFGDRLVIPTMFRRRCLIQLHKGHPGIQRMKAIARSFVYWPGLDDEIVSFVKGCSHCASAARSPPKAEPESWHPTTAPWQRVHADYAGPLDGEFFLLVIDAHTKWPEIFPTSKTTTSATIRLLRKLFANKGMPELLVTDNGSQFKSAQFDDFCCKNGIRHTTTAPYHPQSNGQAERFVDTFKRAVKKIQEGEGSIDEALDVFLLTYRTTPNRNVPGGKSPAEAMYNRPLRTSLDLLRPPSNLEPSSNRQQTSNTRSFSPKACVYAKIYDNNKWSWFPGTVVERIGSVMYNIWVDNRRLIRSHINQLRQRAETATKVQKQGIPLNILLDEWNLPVPASQVAELSEAEELEPSMSTLVAPSPSTPTIRPATVTSSSSSASTAFESAVESSPTVQLPRRSSRTRRLPQRFQAYQRY; encoded by the coding sequence ATGACGGATCCAGTTTCACAGCCAGGAGTTCCACCGGGAATCAATCCACCCGGTCAGCACAATGGGCAGCAGCAGCCCCCGTTCGTACCACAGCAACAGCCCGGAATGCAGCAGCAGACCCAACAGCAACGAACGGATGCTATCATAATGCAAATTTTGCAGCAACTCCAACAACAACAGGCCGTCACCAATCAACTCcttcagcagcagcaacagtccGCACAGCAGCAACACGGGTTCATGCAGCAGCAGGGAACTCTGTTCCGCAATGCTTTATCGGCAATCCAGGTGACCGTACCTCCCAATCCGGAGGTGATTCTGGACTCGTTGGCCGGAAATATCCGGGAGTTTCAGTACGATCCAGAAAACCAAATTACTTTCGCTACATGGTATGCCAGATATGAGGATCTTTTTGCGAAAGACGCTGAGAGGATCGACGATGAAGCAAAAGTGCGATTACTTCTCAGACGGCTGGGGACAAACGAGCACTATAGGTACGTCAGTTACATTCTACCTAGGGCTCCAAAGGATTTCAGCTTCAGTGAGACGGTGTCGAAACTAAAGGGACTATTCGGCACGAAGGAATCCACCGTCAAGAAGCGTTATTGCACTCTCACCGTTACCAAGGCCTCGACGGAGGATTATGTCTCGTTTGGCTGTAGAGTGAATAAAATGTGCGTCGAGTTCGAGCTATCCAAGCTCACAGAAGAGCATTTTAAATGCTTAATGTTCGTCTGCGGCTTAAAGTCGGAGAACGATGGAGAGGTTCGTACCAGGCTGTTGACAAAAATCGAAGACAACAATGACGTCACCCTGGATGCACTGATGCAGGAATGCCAGCGGATGATTAATTTGAGAAGCGACACAGCGATGATTGAGGGTCCCGCCGGCCATGTTCAAGCCATCAAGGGGAATTTCCAGCATCGAAAGCAGTTTAGAAAGCGATCTAGAGAACGTTCGAAGGCGTCATCAAAGCAGGAAGAGGAGCGCAAGAAGCCATCATCGCCGTGCTGGAACTGTGGTGCGATGCACTTTTCGAACCACTGCAGTTTCAAAGGTCACAAGTGCGTTGACTGCAAGCAAGTTGGCCACAAGGAGGGCTACTGTGCCAGCGCAAAGCGACCTTCGAAGCCATCAAAACACCAGTCACGCCGATTCTCCACCAAAAGCGTAACAGCATCGGTTAGCAGCGTTGAGTGTAAGCGTCGTTATGTGTGGGTCAAAATCAATGGCACCCCCGTACGACTGCAGCTTGATACAGCGTCGGATATAACTATCGTGTCCGAGCAAGTGTGGAACCGTATCGGCCAACCAGCAGGTGTTCCAGCGACTCAGACCGCCAAGTCAGCATCGGGTGAGCAGTTGGATCTTGTGTGTGAATTTGTCAGCGACGTCGAAATCAATGGCACGACgcacagcgggcgaattttcgtgTCCAACCATCCTCTGAATCTCCTTGGCATCGATCTTATCGAGAAATTCCAGCTCTGGTCGTTAccgatggacaatttttgcaaCTTCGTCGGTGGTACCAGCATTAGTAAGGCTTATTTACAGAAGGCGCATCCGAAACTGTTCAGCGACACCTTGGGGCTTTGCTCCAGAACTAAAGTTCAACTTTCGCTGAAAGAGTCATGTAAGCCCGTTTTCCGTCCTAAGAGACCGGTTTCGTACGCTATGCTGCCGACAGTCGACAAAGAACTCGACCGACTAGAGCGTCTGCAGATCATTTCACCAGTAGACTATTCCGAGTGGGCGGCTCCAATAGTGGTGGTGCGTAAGGCAAGTGGTAACGTTCGCATCTGTGGGGATTATTCGACCGGATTGAATGACCGGCTCCAGTCACACCAATATCCCCTTCCGCTACCGCAAGACATCATCGCTAAGCTTTCAAATTGCACTGTGTTTAGTCAGATTGACTTATCGGACGCTTTCCTTCAAATGGAAGTGGACGAAGGCTGCCGGCATCTGCTCACCATTAACACCCATCGCGGCCTGTATCAGTACAACAGGTTGCCCCCCGGTGTCAAAGCTGCTCCGGGCGCATTCCAGCAGCTGATGGACACAATGCTGGCAGGTCTTCCGTGTACCGCAGGCTACCTGGACGACGTGGTTGTGGGTGGCAAGAATGCCGCCGAACATCAGCGCAACCTACATGCAGTGCTACAGCGGCTCGAGGAATTCGGATTCACAATCCGGCCGGAAAAATGTTCGTTCGGCCAACAGCAAATCCGATATCTGGGTCATCTCTTGGATCGTCATGGACTCAGACCAGATCCAGCCAAGATTCAGGTCATAAAGGATCTACCGCCGCCGAAAGACATCACAGGAGTACGCTCCTTCCTGGGAGCCATTAATTACTACGGGAAATATGTTCCCAACATGCGAGCTCTCAGGTTTCCGCTAGATGAGCTCCTGAAAAACACAACGGCGTTCGTATGGACGCATGAATGCCAGCAGGCGTTCAACAAATTCAAGGAAATTCTATCGTCGGAGCTTCTTCTAGCACACTATGATCCAACGCAAGAAATAATCGTTTCAGCGGACGCCTCCTCCATCGGTATTGGGGCAACAATCAGCCACAAGTATCCAGATGGCCACGTGAAAGTGATTCAGCATGCATCTCGAGCGCTTACACAGGTTGAACAGCGCTACTCACAAATCGACCGAGAAGGGTTAGCGATAATATATGCAGTAACGAAGTTTCACAAGTTTATCTTCGGAAGGCGGTTTCACCTTCAAACCGATCATCAGCCACTGCTGAGGATATTCGGGTCCAAAAAAGGGATTCCGGTCTACACAGCCAATCGACTCCAGCGGTGGGCACTATCGCTGCTCTCCTACGATTTCTCTATTGAGTATGTTCAGACCGACAAATTCGGTAACGCTGACATATTGTCCCGCCTCATCAACCAGCACACCAAGCCTGATGAAGACGTGATCATCGCATGCACCACTTTGGAGGAAGACTTGAGGTCAGTAGCCATCGATAGTAGTAATCAACTGCCTCTCAGTTTCAGCATGGTTGAGAAAGCGACGGCGTCCGACCCGTCTCTTCGGAAAATTCACCGTTTCATCCGCGATGGCTGGCCAAAATCAAGGTTAGAAATTAAAGATCGAGAGTTGGCTCGGTACTACGATCGTCAAGAAGCTCTGTCAGTCGTTCAAGGCAGCATTATGTTCGGGGACAGACTGGTAATTCCGACTATGTTCCGAAGGCGGTGCCTCATTCAGCTCCATAAGGGCCACCCAGGCATACAACGGATGAAGGCGATCGCACGCAGCTTCGTGTATTGGCCGGGGCTGGACGACGAGATCGTTAGCTTCGTCAAGGGTTGTAGTCACTGCGCATCCGCAGCGCGGTCCCCACCAAAAGCGGAACCGGAGTCGTGGCATCCGACAACGGCTCCTTGGCAGCGGGTTCACGCCGATTACGCGGGCCCTCTGGATGGAGAATTCTTCTTACTTGTCATCGATGCGCACACCAAGTGGCCGGAGATATTTCCAACTAGCAAGACGACAACGAGCGCTACTATCCGGCTCTTGCGCAAACTGTTCGCCAACAAGGGCATGCCAGAACTTCTCGTGACCGACAATGGTTCGCAGTTCAAGAGTGCTCAATTCGATGATTTCTGCTGCAAAAACGGCATTCGACACACAACAACGGCCCCATACCATCCACAGTCGAACGGTCAGGCAGAGAGATTCGTCGACACGTTCAAGCGGGCCGTGAAAAAAATTCAGGAGGGAGAAGGCTCGATCGACGAAGCATTGGACGTTTTCCTTCTTACCTACCGCACCACACCAAACCGAAACGTCCCTGGCGGTAAGTCACCGGCAGAAGCGATGTATAACAGGCCGCTGCGAACATCGCTAGACCTTCTTCGACCACCTTCAAACCTGGAACCATCCTCAAACCGTCAGCAGACGTCCAACACGCGGTCTTTCAGTCCGAAGGCTTGCGTGTACGCGAAAATATACGACAACAACAAATGGTCATGGTTCCCTGGGACCGTAGTAGAGCGAATCGGTTCGGTGATGTATAACATCTGGGTGGACAACCGGAGACTGATCAGATCTCACATTAACCAGCTCAGACAACGAGCCGAAACAGCTACAAAAGTGCAGAAACAAGGCATACCACTCAACATCTTGCTCGACGAATGGAACCTGCCCGTACCAGCATCTCAAGTTGCGGAGCTTTCGGAAGCGGAAGAGCTTGAACCCTCAATGTCCACGCTAGTTGCTCCATCACCTTCTACACCAACTATTAGACCTGCAACAGTAACATCCTCTTCGTCATCAGCGTCGACGGCATTCGAGTCTGCCGTTGAAAGTTCACCCACAGTTCAGCTACCTCGGCGATCTTCACGGACCAGAAGACTGCCGCAAAGGTTTCAGGCGTACCAAAGGTACTAG
- the LOC129726579 gene encoding uncharacterized protein LOC129726579 — protein MELISVKMVLNCFVPGCRSYGSDVQVKFFTFPTPRTNVKEETQKLMMQRRTKWITACLLDRNPKPYHRICSRHFVSGKPATLKDACNADWVPNLYLPLGLNHVQTAIQVSGNEHATEVELLFGSQTTADENNNNSDKAATLKDTCNVDWVSNFPCALDHHHHISDKLHVQTTTQVSENEHDLEEGVLFGSQITSDILDENNNN, from the exons ATGGAATTGATTTCAgttaaaatggttttaaattgtTTCGTACCTGGTTGCCGTAGTTACGGCTCTGATGTTCAAGTGAAATTTTTCACCTTTCCAACACCGAGAACAAACGTGAAGGAAGAAACGCAGAAACTGATGATGCAACGAAGAACCAAATGGATAACTGCTTGCTTGTTAGATCGTAATCCAAAACCGTACCATCGGATATGCAGCCGTCACTTCGTTTCCGGCAAACCTGCAACATTGAAAGACGCATGCAATGCTGACTGGGTGCCGAATTTGTATTTGCCTCTTGGTCTGAATCACGTACAAACGGCGATTCAAGTTTCAGGAAACGAGCATGCTACAGAGGTGGAATTGCTGTTTGGCTCCCAAAC aacgGCAGAcgagaataataataattctgATAAAGCCGCAACATTGAAAGACACATGCAATGTTGACTGGGTATCAAATTTTCCGTGTGCCTTAGATCACCATCACCACATATCAGATAAATTGCACGTACAAACTACGACGCAAGTTTCAGAAAACGAACATGATCTAGAGGAGGGTGTGCTGTTTGGCTCTCAAAT tacgtCAGACATCTTGGAcgagaataataataat TGA